From Neobacillus sp. PS2-9, the proteins below share one genomic window:
- a CDS encoding EAL domain-containing protein yields the protein MEHLNNLLTNELASGKASGKIQKIIFDIIFQHIQDMVFVMKVEEGPQFRYIFVNESGMKKANLSVESIGKTFYEVLPLSFANSLQRKYEKLVKRKTVITFDDQFELNDGRTIYGETLLTPVLDQDNAISYIVAVTRDVTEWLQEKNKIIESEQRYRSIIEHNLDSIFTINLNGKILEANPAASLLTGYSEKQMINRSIYDLINDRDIEKFKVLLQKSCTGIALEAHDCKVIHSKGYLLIVHIKTVPIVIHNEIKGLYVILKDLSEKVKNMEMIKFMAFHDQLTGLLNRRALLEQLNDQIHLPENILKGFALISIDLDRFKFLNDTLGHLAGDEILKKVADRLSQFQSDTCYIYRLGGDEFTVLLLAANRERANSFVRKVFSVFSQSFYLNTQEYYISPSIGISLYPDDGNDAEMLIKNADEALYRVKERGKAHFQFYRTDMNSTFTNVVTLETHLRKAIEKEELSLFYQPQINIATGEVNSFEALLRWKDSEFGFISPNVFIPLAEDTGLIIPIGYWVIEKACQQIHTWNSLGYMNIRVAINISPKQFLHLNLVPFIQSMIQTYGIQASSLGIEITEGAMQDTKETIPILKRMKELGISISVDDFGTGYSSLSYLKQFPIDGLKIDQSFIKDILLDQKDAAIIRSIIHLGQSLGLEVIAEGVEDQQQVEFLAKAKCDKIQGYFYSKPLPVEELEKKFLKKNAGN from the coding sequence ATGGAGCATTTAAATAATTTATTAACGAATGAATTAGCTTCTGGCAAAGCCAGCGGAAAAATACAGAAAATTATTTTTGATATTATTTTTCAGCACATTCAAGATATGGTCTTTGTAATGAAGGTTGAAGAAGGGCCGCAATTCCGATATATATTCGTCAACGAATCTGGCATGAAAAAAGCTAACCTTTCTGTTGAATCCATTGGAAAAACATTTTACGAAGTGCTGCCCCTTTCATTCGCAAATTCCCTTCAGCGAAAATATGAGAAATTAGTAAAAAGAAAAACAGTCATAACCTTTGACGACCAATTTGAATTAAATGATGGAAGAACAATTTATGGTGAAACTCTCTTAACTCCAGTTTTGGATCAAGACAATGCCATTAGTTATATTGTAGCTGTAACAAGAGATGTGACTGAATGGTTACAGGAGAAAAATAAAATAATTGAAAGTGAGCAGAGATATCGATCCATTATTGAACATAACCTTGATTCAATTTTTACAATTAACCTGAATGGAAAAATTCTAGAAGCCAATCCTGCTGCTTCCCTTTTAACAGGCTACTCAGAAAAGCAGATGATCAATCGATCCATTTACGACTTGATAAATGACAGGGATATTGAGAAATTTAAAGTGCTCTTACAGAAATCTTGTACTGGCATAGCACTTGAGGCACATGATTGTAAGGTTATTCATTCGAAAGGCTATTTACTTATTGTCCATATTAAAACTGTTCCGATTGTCATTCATAACGAAATCAAAGGGTTATATGTGATATTAAAGGACCTATCTGAAAAAGTTAAAAATATGGAAATGATAAAGTTTATGGCTTTTCACGATCAATTAACGGGATTATTAAATCGTAGAGCCTTACTGGAACAATTAAATGATCAAATTCATTTACCTGAAAATATATTAAAAGGATTTGCTTTAATTTCGATTGATCTTGACAGGTTTAAGTTTCTTAATGATACTCTCGGTCATTTGGCAGGTGATGAGATTTTAAAAAAGGTAGCTGATCGATTATCTCAATTTCAAAGTGATACATGCTATATTTACCGTCTAGGTGGTGACGAGTTTACTGTTCTTTTGCTAGCGGCTAATCGAGAAAGGGCCAATTCTTTTGTCAGAAAAGTTTTTTCTGTTTTCTCACAATCCTTTTATTTAAATACCCAGGAGTATTATATTTCACCCAGCATAGGTATAAGCTTATATCCCGATGACGGAAATGATGCGGAGATGCTGATCAAAAACGCTGACGAGGCACTTTATCGTGTGAAGGAAAGAGGAAAGGCACATTTTCAATTTTATCGTACTGATATGAATTCAACTTTTACCAATGTGGTTACGTTAGAGACACACCTAAGAAAGGCTATTGAAAAAGAAGAGCTGTCTTTGTTTTATCAGCCACAGATTAATATCGCCACAGGAGAAGTAAATAGTTTTGAAGCCCTGCTGCGATGGAAAGATAGTGAATTTGGGTTTATTTCACCTAATGTATTTATCCCATTGGCAGAAGATACAGGGCTAATTATTCCAATAGGTTATTGGGTAATTGAAAAAGCTTGTCAACAAATTCATACCTGGAATTCCTTGGGATATATGAATATTCGTGTAGCGATAAACATATCACCTAAACAATTCCTGCATCTAAACCTTGTTCCTTTCATTCAATCAATGATTCAAACCTATGGAATACAAGCCTCTTCTCTAGGGATAGAAATTACTGAAGGGGCCATGCAGGATACAAAAGAAACTATTCCTATTTTAAAAAGAATGAAGGAGCTAGGGATATCCATCTCGGTTGACGACTTTGGGACTGGGTATTCATCCTTAAGTTATTTAAAACAATTTCCTATTGATGGCTTAAAAATTGATCAATCATTTATTAAGGATATTCTTTTAGATCAAAAAGATGCTGCTATTATTAGGTCGATTATTCACTTAGGCCAAAGTTTAGGTTTGGAAGTAATTGCTGAGGGTGTAGAGGACCAGCAACAAGTAGAATTTTTAGCTAAGGCGAAGTGTGATAAAATTCAAGGATATTTTTATTCTAAACCACTTCCTGTTGAAGAGCTTGAGAAGAAATTTTTGAAAAAAAATGCTGGAAACTAA
- a CDS encoding EAL-associated domain-containing protein, which produces MDALDILSDVENCFPYFQPIFSADEQRVIAYEVLGRYQSEGNIISLGPFFQDEEIPDEYKYEVDLLIVKKALEKSMELDPDIRLFLNRNADLLMYKHGEPFLQELLAFEKRGLNLQRIVLEISDRNYNGDVDQFDHLLQYYRTYGIKIAIASVDSESHYFERLGQLNPDILKINLHPLKSTSTGMNFNDVLFSLSLFARKIGATLLFENIEMSYQLQFAWKNGGHYYQGYYLHPPSAEFIERDLLKHRLKEKFHDFISYEKKKLEAVFTTAENLQVKVQELVIKNRKASYEELFQALIKEMDQVAFRMYICDEDGFQKSANIFKDKNGWISQSEYLNKNWSWRPYFLENIIKMRHEQKGILSDLYCDIETGETIRTFSFPMNGNDYLFIDISYQYLFEHDQLL; this is translated from the coding sequence ATGGATGCTTTGGATATCCTATCGGATGTTGAAAATTGCTTTCCCTATTTTCAGCCGATTTTTAGTGCCGATGAACAGCGGGTTATAGCTTATGAGGTCTTAGGGAGATACCAATCTGAAGGCAATATAATAAGCTTGGGTCCATTTTTTCAAGACGAAGAGATCCCTGATGAATATAAATACGAAGTGGATTTATTAATTGTTAAAAAGGCGCTTGAAAAATCAATGGAACTAGATCCTGATATTCGCTTGTTTTTAAATCGGAATGCCGATTTATTAATGTATAAACATGGTGAGCCATTTTTACAGGAGCTTTTAGCTTTTGAGAAAAGAGGGTTAAATCTTCAGCGAATAGTTCTGGAAATTTCTGATCGTAATTACAATGGGGATGTGGATCAATTTGACCATCTTCTGCAGTATTACAGGACATATGGTATTAAAATTGCCATAGCTAGTGTTGACAGTGAAAGTCATTATTTTGAACGTCTAGGTCAGCTTAATCCAGATATATTAAAAATCAATTTACATCCGCTAAAATCGACGTCAACAGGGATGAACTTTAATGATGTTTTGTTCTCCTTGTCGCTTTTTGCAAGAAAAATAGGTGCTACTCTTTTGTTTGAAAATATTGAAATGAGTTATCAGCTGCAATTTGCTTGGAAAAATGGTGGCCATTATTATCAGGGATATTACTTACACCCACCATCTGCTGAGTTCATAGAACGAGACTTATTAAAGCATCGGTTAAAAGAAAAATTTCATGATTTTATTTCCTATGAAAAGAAAAAGTTAGAGGCTGTTTTTACTACTGCAGAAAACTTGCAAGTAAAGGTTCAGGAGCTAGTGATAAAAAACAGAAAAGCAAGTTATGAAGAACTTTTTCAGGCTTTGATAAAGGAAATGGATCAGGTGGCATTTAGGATGTATATATGTGACGAAGATGGTTTTCAAAAGTCAGCAAATATTTTTAAAGATAAAAATGGCTGGATCAGCCAATCTGAGTACTTAAATAAAAACTGGAGTTGGCGTCCCTATTTTTTAGAAAACATAATAAAAATGCGTCATGAACAAAAAGGTATTCTGTCTGATTTATATTGTGACATTGAAACAGGTGAAACCATTCGAACTTTTTCCTTTCCAATGAACGGGAATGATTATCTATTCATTGATATCTCGTACCAATATTTATTTGAACATGATCAACTTCTTTAA
- a CDS encoding C39 family peptidase, with protein MLKKLCLAALLLPMFGCSHFNANTNSVSNKEKPESRVPISKSSENESLTVPISNKSNTITDVKDQIINVKNKPIKSNSVSAPPKKNSAMLNVVLIKQNPELRYGCEVTSLAMVLNYAGVKTNKMDLYHSIQKDPDPIIRSTKGDILRWGNPADGFVGDMTGRRAGYAVFDKPMIALINQKLPGRAVNLTNQPFDKVLEHVAAGFPVVVWTTGDYRLPDRWEGWYHGKQYIKTPLDLHAVVLVGFDTNYVYLNDPLSGRKQVRVGKTQFISSWKALQSRAVSYK; from the coding sequence ATTTTGAAGAAGCTTTGCTTGGCAGCATTACTCCTTCCAATGTTTGGTTGCAGCCATTTTAATGCGAATACAAATTCTGTCTCTAACAAGGAAAAACCAGAGTCTAGAGTGCCGATAAGTAAGAGTTCCGAGAACGAATCTCTGACCGTCCCTATTAGTAATAAATCAAATACCATAACGGACGTTAAAGACCAAATAATAAATGTAAAAAACAAGCCAATAAAGAGTAATTCTGTTAGTGCTCCACCGAAAAAAAATTCTGCCATGCTTAATGTAGTTTTAATCAAACAAAACCCCGAGTTACGTTATGGGTGTGAAGTAACAAGTTTAGCGATGGTTTTGAATTATGCAGGCGTGAAAACCAATAAAATGGATCTTTACCATTCCATCCAGAAAGACCCAGATCCCATTATTCGTTCAACCAAAGGAGACATACTACGCTGGGGAAATCCTGCTGATGGATTTGTTGGGGATATGACTGGCCGACGAGCAGGGTATGCTGTGTTTGACAAACCGATGATTGCATTAATCAATCAAAAACTACCGGGAAGAGCGGTTAATTTGACTAACCAACCCTTTGACAAAGTATTAGAGCACGTAGCTGCGGGTTTTCCAGTTGTAGTCTGGACGACTGGAGATTACCGACTGCCTGATCGGTGGGAAGGCTGGTACCATGGAAAACAATACATCAAGACACCACTTGATTTACATGCAGTAGTGTTAGTTGGCTTTGATACCAATTACGTGTATTTAAATGATCCACTATCAGGTAGAAAACAGGTTAGAGTCGGTAAAACACAGTTTATCTCCTCCTGGAAGGCCCTGCAAAGTCGAGCAGTAAGTTATAAATAA
- a CDS encoding NAD(P)-dependent oxidoreductase, translated as MHNPDNTVIGFIGTGVMGKSMAGHLLDAGYPLVIYSRTKEKANELIEKGAEWVETPKEVAIKANVIFTIVGYPVDVEEVYFGENGLIPHGREGSYLIDMTTSAPSLAVKIYEEAKRRGIQSIDAPVSGGDVGAREAKLSIMVGGEKEAFEAVSPLLQHLGTNIVYQGKPGAGQHTKMCNQIAIASNMIGVCEAVIYAENAGLDPETVLKSITTGAAGSWSLSNLAPRMLKGNFEPGFYIKHFIKDMKIALDEAERMDMPVPGLALAKSLYEQLAENGEEDSGTQALYKYWKN; from the coding sequence TTGCATAATCCAGATAACACCGTAATTGGCTTTATTGGAACTGGCGTAATGGGAAAGAGTATGGCCGGTCATTTATTAGATGCTGGTTATCCTTTAGTGATTTATTCTAGAACAAAGGAAAAGGCCAATGAGTTAATAGAGAAAGGGGCAGAGTGGGTCGAAACCCCAAAAGAAGTGGCAATAAAGGCAAATGTGATTTTCACCATTGTCGGTTATCCAGTGGATGTCGAGGAAGTTTATTTTGGTGAAAATGGATTAATTCCTCATGGAAGGGAAGGAAGTTACCTCATTGATATGACGACATCTGCTCCTTCTCTAGCTGTGAAAATATACGAAGAAGCCAAAAGAAGAGGGATTCAAAGCATAGACGCTCCTGTTTCTGGAGGAGATGTAGGTGCAAGGGAAGCGAAGCTATCCATTATGGTGGGTGGTGAAAAGGAAGCATTTGAAGCAGTATCTCCTCTTCTGCAGCATCTGGGTACAAATATTGTTTATCAAGGAAAACCAGGTGCAGGCCAGCATACAAAAATGTGCAATCAAATTGCCATTGCATCAAATATGATTGGTGTCTGTGAGGCAGTAATCTATGCCGAAAACGCAGGGCTTGACCCTGAAACCGTATTAAAAAGCATTACAACAGGAGCGGCTGGGAGCTGGTCATTAAGTAATCTTGCACCGAGGATGCTGAAAGGGAATTTTGAACCTGGTTTTTACATAAAACATTTTATTAAGGATATGAAAATTGCTTTAGATGAAGCTGAGCGAATGGATATGCCCGTGCCTGGACTCGCATTGGCAAAGTCGCTTTATGAACAGTTAGCTGAAAATGGAGAGGAAGACAGCGGTACTCAAGCACTTTATAAATATTGGAAGAACTAA
- a CDS encoding aminotransferase A, translated as MEHLVNNRVKDIEISGIRKFFNMVSHMDDLISFTIGQPDFPTPEHVKNAGIAAIEKDFTSYTHNAGTIELRKAACEFVEKKYDLKYKADSEIIVTVGASEAIDIAFRTILAEGTEVILPGPIYPGYEPIIRMMGAVPIHVDLRENQFRFTLETIKPFITEKTRCIVLPYPSNPTGVSLSEAEVKEIAVFLKDKDIFVLADEIYSELTYDQKHTSIARFLKEKTIVINGLSKSHSMTGWRIGFLFASENITKHILKVHQYNVSCANSIAQKAALEALTVGINDASAMKEEYVLRRDYVFHRLTTMGLDTVMPDGAFYFFVKIPETIPLNSFDFAIKLVNETKVAVVPGSAFSDFGEGYFRLSFACSMETLENGLDRMEQFMNNWK; from the coding sequence TTGGAACATTTAGTAAATAACAGAGTTAAAGATATCGAAATATCAGGAATTAGAAAGTTCTTTAATATGGTTTCTCACATGGATGACCTAATCTCGTTTACCATAGGCCAGCCTGATTTTCCTACGCCAGAACATGTGAAAAATGCTGGGATTGCTGCGATTGAAAAAGATTTTACTTCCTATACTCACAATGCAGGAACAATCGAATTACGCAAGGCTGCATGTGAATTTGTTGAAAAAAAATATGATTTGAAATATAAAGCGGATTCCGAAATAATTGTAACTGTCGGAGCAAGTGAGGCGATAGATATTGCTTTTCGAACCATATTGGCGGAAGGGACGGAAGTTATTTTACCTGGTCCTATTTATCCAGGATATGAACCCATTATTCGAATGATGGGTGCCGTACCAATACACGTAGATCTTAGAGAAAATCAATTTCGTTTCACTTTAGAAACGATAAAACCATTTATCACTGAAAAGACACGATGTATTGTGCTTCCCTACCCATCCAACCCTACTGGTGTCAGTCTATCAGAGGCAGAGGTGAAAGAAATCGCAGTTTTTTTAAAGGATAAAGATATTTTTGTTCTTGCTGATGAAATCTACAGCGAGCTTACCTATGACCAGAAACACACGTCTATTGCGCGTTTCTTAAAAGAAAAGACAATTGTGATTAATGGCCTTTCGAAATCCCACTCAATGACTGGCTGGAGAATAGGCTTTCTATTTGCATCAGAAAACATTACAAAGCACATTTTAAAGGTGCATCAGTATAATGTCTCATGCGCTAATTCCATCGCTCAGAAAGCCGCATTAGAGGCTTTAACAGTAGGAATAAATGATGCTTCTGCTATGAAAGAAGAATATGTCCTTAGAAGGGATTATGTGTTTCATCGATTAACAACCATGGGACTTGATACAGTTATGCCTGATGGAGCATTTTATTTCTTTGTTAAAATCCCTGAGACAATTCCTTTAAATAGCTTTGATTTTGCCATCAAACTAGTGAATGAAACAAAGGTTGCCGTAGTTCCCGGTAGTGCATTTTCTGACTTTGGAGAAGGCTATTTCCGTTTATCCTTTGCCTGCTCCATGGAAACGCTAGAAAATGGGCTCGATCGAATGGAACAATTTATGAATAATTGGAAATAG
- a CDS encoding YkyB family protein, with protein sequence MKGEHTLNHDQKYPLSKLNLTIENLAQAVFIVNRHAKTATNPKFLYKLKQESLKKLIQEGKAKKVGLHFSENPRNSQQQSDVLVECGRYTFHIPPIKSDFHELPHLGKLDGRVRNPKATLSLSFAKALLQTYTGITEIENPVSIAKKNQRPYQKPIFKKLGERYS encoded by the coding sequence ATGAAAGGAGAACATACCTTGAATCACGACCAGAAATATCCCCTATCCAAACTAAATCTAACCATCGAAAACCTCGCTCAAGCAGTCTTTATTGTGAATCGCCATGCAAAAACAGCAACTAATCCCAAATTCTTGTACAAATTGAAACAGGAATCACTAAAAAAATTAATCCAAGAAGGCAAGGCAAAAAAAGTAGGACTCCACTTTTCAGAAAATCCTAGAAACAGCCAACAGCAATCCGATGTGCTCGTTGAATGTGGCAGATACACCTTCCATATTCCTCCTATTAAATCTGATTTCCATGAACTTCCCCATCTTGGTAAACTTGATGGACGTGTTAGAAATCCCAAGGCGACCCTTTCACTAAGTTTCGCTAAAGCTTTATTGCAAACCTACACAGGAATTACTGAAATAGAGAATCCAGTATCCATAGCAAAGAAAAATCAACGACCATACCAAAAACCTATATTCAAGAAATTAGGAGAAAGATATTCTTAA
- a CDS encoding metallophosphoesterase produces the protein MAKKQTRRTFLKRSFGSFLAVLGVSSGGYLYANRIEPSLLDIQEQQMKHPLIPKGFNGIKMVQFSDTHLGFQYTLTQFKRLVDKINAIQPDIIIFTGDLMDEPNKYTEINKLVDLLEKLHAPLGKYCIFGNHDHGGYGSDIYRNIMETTNFSVLLNEAKEIKVKDGSAIFLLGIDDAMLGRPNLPLALKNVPNDCFKILLSHAPDLAETAAQYPINWQISGHSHGGQVKLPFIGPLVIPPYAKNYPEGLYTIENNHKLTLYVNRGIGTTRLPFRFMSKPELTIFTLLSSEDI, from the coding sequence ATGGCTAAAAAGCAGACGAGGAGAACATTTCTAAAACGATCATTCGGTTCATTTCTTGCCGTTCTAGGAGTAAGTTCGGGGGGCTATCTTTATGCAAACCGCATTGAACCATCATTACTCGATATTCAAGAACAACAAATGAAACATCCGTTAATCCCTAAAGGCTTTAATGGAATAAAGATGGTCCAATTTAGCGATACCCACCTTGGATTTCAATACACTCTTACCCAGTTTAAGAGGTTAGTCGATAAAATAAATGCTATACAGCCAGATATTATAATCTTTACTGGAGATTTAATGGACGAGCCAAATAAATACACGGAAATCAATAAACTTGTAGATCTTTTAGAAAAATTACATGCCCCACTTGGAAAGTATTGCATATTCGGTAATCATGATCATGGTGGCTACGGTTCAGACATTTACCGTAATATTATGGAAACCACTAATTTCAGCGTCTTACTAAATGAAGCAAAAGAAATAAAAGTAAAGGATGGAAGTGCTATCTTTTTATTAGGAATTGATGATGCCATGTTAGGAAGGCCCAATTTACCTCTTGCCTTAAAAAATGTTCCTAACGATTGTTTTAAAATCTTACTTTCACATGCTCCAGACCTTGCCGAAACAGCTGCACAATATCCGATTAACTGGCAAATAAGTGGCCACAGCCATGGTGGACAAGTTAAACTTCCCTTCATTGGTCCGCTTGTTATACCGCCTTATGCCAAAAACTATCCAGAGGGACTTTATACCATAGAAAATAATCACAAGTTAACTCTATATGTTAACAGAGGCATTGGAACTACTAGATTACCTTTCCGGTTTATGTCCAAACCAGAGCTAACCATTTTTACATTACTCTCATCAGAAGACATATAA